A genomic segment from Marinitoga sp. 1197 encodes:
- a CDS encoding ATP-binding protein, with protein sequence MINELLKNFSNENPSNLLKAVLNDTAKTLSQKFKTDIYIFIHEPPRNLIKLFGVSKNCDVVEKFKIYFSDNKGLYENLLNKKIATITIEKFEELQCLNIESLYLIPIVLNNSLIGVFAVSKELNENEIKKFYDEAESYGIILKLTMEFLVLEETRNRLEYIEKITDLFENILDENKLVKKILDTIKNMLHAQGVLFWKTEGNKLILKEFSGFSDDDITKNILDDVHSLEGLCKKNRNPFLVVGKSRFENFDIPLKTEVLSALYAPIIIDNIDYGVISVYNREEGFGFRPYKHFDTFDLSSLRNITRRLGLALSRIYLYDKLKDEIEKLITLKKNHENLIKVQREHLDKLNSLHKISQAVRSTFDKNNAIKIMLMGLTSVRGLKFNRALYLERDRLKGVLVPKIWVGPSDDEDVNAIWKEANKRALKYGDIVQYLREEAIQLPSNNKLTQTVKNKLIVYKGQTILERAVTKKHIIHVVPQMIKLKNDELRYLHEIIKYEEFVIIPITGKWETKGIVIADNKFTGKEITAVDIEILRLFQDSIGLSIETIENYGELKEKTKSLEEQKNLIDFYRRFNENILQNLALAVIVIDRKGKILEWNKKAELFFDKTREQIVGESTEILKEKLGVDVINSIESVFFTREEMKMPKYIINHGNNERVFDIQLAPLWNRDLDVIEGVIVTFDDVTENYKMEKEIARREKLAAIGEMTARVAHEIKNPLTIIGGFVNRMMKKLDQPEKIKQYSQIIMDELSHLESIVSEILEFSRGSKIPTFEIVNINKMIDDILIMYQDFFYQKNLELQFEKMFDKIEVKCDRSRIKQVLINLIKNAIEATNEKNYIHIKTGIENDFVFFQIENNGSPIPQDEQNKIFSPFFTTKVQGTGLGLPICKKIIEEEHKGKLYLVKSDEQSTIFRFELPLN encoded by the coding sequence ATGATAAATGAATTATTAAAAAATTTTTCAAATGAAAATCCTTCAAATTTATTAAAAGCCGTATTGAATGATACAGCAAAAACTTTATCTCAAAAATTTAAAACAGATATTTATATATTTATTCATGAACCTCCAAGGAATTTAATCAAATTATTTGGAGTTTCAAAAAATTGTGACGTTGTTGAAAAATTTAAAATTTATTTTTCAGATAATAAAGGATTATATGAAAACTTACTTAACAAAAAAATTGCTACAATTACAATAGAAAAATTTGAAGAATTGCAATGTCTAAATATAGAAAGCTTATATCTAATTCCCATTGTTTTGAATAACTCTTTAATAGGTGTATTTGCTGTATCAAAAGAATTAAATGAAAATGAAATAAAGAAATTCTATGATGAAGCAGAAAGTTATGGTATTATTCTGAAATTAACCATGGAATTCCTTGTTCTAGAAGAGACTAGAAATAGATTAGAATATATCGAAAAAATTACAGATCTATTTGAAAACATATTAGATGAAAACAAATTGGTAAAAAAAATTTTAGATACAATAAAAAATATGTTACATGCACAAGGAGTATTATTCTGGAAAACTGAAGGAAACAAATTAATTTTAAAAGAATTTTCGGGTTTTTCTGATGATGACATAACAAAAAATATATTGGATGATGTTCATTCACTTGAGGGGTTATGCAAAAAAAACAGAAATCCATTTCTGGTTGTGGGAAAAAGTAGATTTGAAAATTTTGACATTCCTTTAAAAACAGAAGTGTTATCCGCATTATATGCTCCAATAATAATAGATAATATAGATTATGGTGTAATTAGCGTTTATAATAGAGAAGAAGGATTTGGGTTTAGACCGTATAAACATTTTGATACCTTTGATTTATCATCATTAAGAAATATTACCAGAAGACTTGGATTGGCTCTCAGTAGAATATATTTGTATGATAAATTAAAGGATGAAATAGAAAAATTAATTACTTTGAAAAAAAATCACGAAAATTTAATTAAAGTACAGAGAGAACACCTTGATAAATTGAATTCATTGCATAAAATAAGTCAGGCAGTTAGATCCACATTTGATAAAAATAATGCAATTAAAATAATGTTAATGGGGCTTACAAGCGTTAGAGGATTGAAATTTAACAGAGCGTTATATTTGGAAAGAGATAGATTAAAAGGTGTTCTGGTTCCGAAAATATGGGTTGGTCCATCTGATGATGAGGATGTTAATGCAATATGGAAAGAAGCTAATAAAAGAGCTTTGAAATATGGAGATATTGTTCAGTATTTAAGAGAAGAAGCTATACAATTACCTTCTAATAACAAACTGACACAAACTGTTAAAAATAAACTTATAGTTTATAAAGGTCAGACTATTCTGGAGAGAGCCGTTACAAAAAAACACATAATACATGTTGTTCCTCAAATGATAAAACTAAAAAATGACGAATTACGATATTTACATGAAATTATAAAATATGAAGAATTTGTAATAATTCCCATCACAGGAAAATGGGAAACCAAAGGAATAGTTATTGCTGATAATAAATTTACAGGAAAAGAAATAACAGCAGTCGATATCGAAATATTGAGATTATTTCAGGATAGCATAGGTTTATCTATTGAAACTATTGAAAATTATGGTGAATTAAAAGAGAAAACAAAATCTCTTGAAGAACAAAAAAACTTAATAGATTTTTATAGAAGGTTTAATGAAAACATTTTGCAAAATCTAGCCCTTGCAGTTATAGTAATAGATAGAAAAGGAAAAATATTAGAGTGGAATAAAAAAGCAGAATTATTTTTTGACAAAACTAGAGAACAAATCGTTGGAGAAAGCACTGAAATATTAAAAGAAAAACTTGGCGTAGATGTTATAAATTCTATTGAAAGTGTATTTTTTACACGTGAAGAGATGAAAATGCCAAAATATATTATTAATCACGGTAATAACGAAAGAGTGTTTGACATTCAATTAGCTCCATTATGGAATAGAGATCTTGATGTAATAGAAGGGGTCATTGTTACATTTGATGATGTAACTGAAAATTATAAAATGGAAAAAGAAATTGCAAGAAGGGAAAAATTAGCTGCAATAGGTGAAATGACTGCACGTGTTGCTCACGAAATAAAAAATCCACTTACTATAATAGGCGGTTTTGTCAACAGAATGATGAAAAAATTGGACCAACCTGAAAAAATAAAACAATATTCACAAATTATTATGGACGAATTATCGCATTTAGAAAGTATTGTTTCAGAAATTTTAGAATTTAGCAGAGGAAGTAAAATACCTACATTTGAAATAGTAAATATAAATAAAATGATAGATGATATATTGATTATGTATCAAGATTTTTTTTACCAAAAAAATTTAGAGTTGCAATTTGAAAAAATGTTTGATAAAATAGAGGTAAAATGTGATAGAAGCCGAATTAAACAGGTATTAATAAATTTAATTAAAAATGCTATTGAAGCTACAAATGAAAAAAATTATATACATATTAAAACCGGTATAGAAAATGATTTTGTTTTTTTTCAAATTGAAAACAATGGTTCTCCAATTCCACAAGATGAGCAAAATAAAATTTTTTCACCTTTTTTTACAACCAAAGTACAGGGAACAGGCTTGGGATTACCTATTTGTAAAAAAATAATAGAAGAAGAACATAAAGGTAAACTTTATTTAGTAAAATCAGATGAACAATCAACCATTTTCCGTTTTGAATTACCGTTAAATTAA
- the ileS gene encoding isoleucine--tRNA ligase gives MDYKDTLNLPKTSFKMKANLKTKEPETLKKWEKMNLEHYIRKERENAPTYILHDGPPYANGHIHIGHALNKVLKDIIIKYKTMKGYNAPYVPGWDTHGLPIEHKVTTDLGEKAKTMSKLEIRKLCEDYALNFVNIQKEEFKRLGIRGDWENPYVTLKPEYEAKVLEILKKMVEDGNVFRNKKPIYWCPSCETALAEAEIEYHDHTSHSIYVKFELEDEPNTYVVIWTTTPWTLPANVAIALHPDFDYVKVQVGNEKWILAKGLMENLLNIAGVKDYEILEEFKGKDLEYKKAKHPFMNRESLIVLADYVTLEDGTGCVHTAPGHGAEDYQTGLKYKLPVLSPVNHEGIFTDEAGKYKGLHIWKANKIIINDLRESGHLIAQTDIRHSYPHCWRCKNPVIFRATEQWFISVDKNNLREKALDEIKKVKWIPDWGENRITAMVQDRPDWCISRQRAWGIPIPALYCEDCGETYIDPIVMDKVIEIVEKEGTNAWYERDVKDFLPEGYKCKKCGGTHFKKEEDILDVWIDSGSSWDAVVNVRKDLNKYPVDLYLEGTDQHRGWFQSSLFLSVAKNGIAPYETVLTHGFIKDKDGRKMSKSLGNVISPFDVIEKYGADILRLWVASSDYRGDIRVSFDILKQQTEVYRKYRNTIRFLLGNTSDFDPQSDSVPYEKMEELDKWAMMKIHQLIEKVTEAYENYEFFRVHHLINKFCTVEMSSIYLDIIKDRIYTELPKSKLRRSAQTVMYEALVVLTKLMVPLLAFTTEEIYSYLPTKKYETVQLEKWPEVNMNYIDKKLEEKWNKIFQLREDVTKALEEKRREKFIGHPLDAKIIVEPKSSELKEILNEYDPYFIADLFITSQFELGTVDEGFEGEYSKVKVVKAEGKKCERCWKIHPEVGKNEKYPDACPRCVNVLEQL, from the coding sequence TTGGATTATAAAGATACATTAAATTTGCCAAAAACGAGTTTTAAAATGAAAGCGAATTTAAAAACAAAAGAACCGGAAACACTTAAAAAATGGGAAAAAATGAATCTTGAACACTATATTAGAAAAGAAAGAGAAAATGCTCCTACATATATTTTGCATGATGGTCCTCCATATGCGAATGGCCATATTCATATTGGGCACGCTTTAAATAAGGTTTTAAAAGATATTATAATAAAGTATAAAACTATGAAAGGATATAATGCACCATATGTTCCAGGATGGGATACACATGGATTGCCAATAGAACATAAAGTTACAACCGATTTAGGTGAAAAAGCAAAAACAATGTCAAAACTTGAAATAAGGAAATTATGTGAAGATTATGCTTTAAATTTTGTAAATATACAAAAGGAAGAATTTAAAAGACTTGGTATAAGAGGAGATTGGGAAAACCCTTATGTTACATTAAAACCTGAATATGAAGCAAAAGTTTTGGAAATCCTCAAAAAAATGGTAGAAGACGGTAATGTTTTTAGAAATAAAAAACCTATATATTGGTGCCCGAGTTGTGAAACAGCATTAGCTGAAGCTGAAATAGAATATCATGATCACACATCACACTCTATATATGTTAAATTCGAGTTAGAAGATGAACCAAATACATATGTTGTTATATGGACAACAACTCCATGGACATTGCCTGCAAATGTAGCAATAGCATTGCATCCAGATTTTGATTATGTAAAAGTACAGGTAGGAAATGAAAAATGGATTTTAGCAAAAGGTCTTATGGAAAATCTACTGAATATTGCAGGTGTTAAAGATTATGAAATCTTAGAGGAATTTAAAGGAAAAGATTTAGAATACAAAAAAGCGAAACATCCATTCATGAATAGAGAATCACTAATAGTATTAGCTGATTACGTAACACTTGAAGATGGTACTGGTTGTGTTCATACTGCCCCAGGTCATGGTGCAGAAGACTATCAAACTGGGTTAAAATATAAATTACCTGTATTGTCTCCTGTAAATCACGAAGGAATATTTACAGATGAAGCAGGAAAATATAAAGGATTACATATATGGAAAGCAAATAAAATTATAATAAATGATTTAAGGGAATCCGGACATCTAATAGCTCAAACAGACATAAGGCATTCTTATCCTCATTGCTGGAGATGTAAAAATCCAGTTATATTTAGGGCAACAGAGCAATGGTTTATTTCTGTTGATAAAAATAATTTGAGAGAAAAAGCTTTAGATGAAATTAAAAAAGTCAAATGGATTCCTGACTGGGGTGAAAATAGAATAACAGCAATGGTACAGGACAGACCAGATTGGTGTATCTCAAGGCAAAGAGCCTGGGGAATTCCTATCCCTGCATTATACTGTGAGGATTGTGGTGAAACCTATATAGATCCTATTGTTATGGATAAAGTTATTGAAATAGTTGAAAAAGAGGGTACAAATGCTTGGTATGAAAGAGATGTCAAAGACTTTTTGCCAGAAGGTTATAAATGTAAAAAATGTGGTGGAACTCACTTTAAAAAAGAAGAAGATATTCTGGATGTATGGATAGATTCAGGTTCCTCGTGGGATGCTGTTGTTAATGTACGAAAGGATTTAAATAAATATCCTGTAGATTTATATTTAGAAGGCACAGATCAACACAGAGGTTGGTTCCAGAGTTCCTTATTTTTATCTGTTGCTAAAAACGGAATAGCACCATATGAAACAGTATTAACACATGGATTTATTAAAGATAAAGATGGAAGGAAAATGTCTAAATCATTAGGAAATGTAATAAGCCCATTTGACGTAATTGAAAAATATGGCGCTGATATATTAAGATTATGGGTTGCTTCAAGTGATTATAGAGGAGATATAAGGGTATCATTTGATATATTAAAACAACAAACCGAAGTATATAGAAAATATAGAAATACTATAAGATTCTTATTAGGAAATACATCGGATTTTGATCCACAAAGCGATTCTGTTCCATATGAAAAAATGGAAGAACTTGATAAATGGGCTATGATGAAGATTCACCAACTTATTGAAAAAGTTACAGAAGCTTATGAAAATTATGAATTCTTCAGGGTACATCATTTGATTAATAAATTCTGTACAGTTGAGATGAGTTCAATTTATCTTGACATTATAAAAGATAGAATATATACAGAATTGCCAAAATCAAAATTAAGAAGATCCGCACAAACAGTTATGTATGAAGCATTAGTTGTATTGACAAAATTGATGGTTCCATTGCTTGCATTTACAACCGAAGAAATATACTCTTATTTACCAACAAAAAAATATGAAACTGTACAACTTGAAAAATGGCCTGAAGTAAATATGAATTATATAGACAAAAAACTTGAAGAAAAATGGAACAAAATATTCCAGTTAAGAGAAGACGTTACAAAAGCTTTAGAAGAAAAAAGAAGAGAAAAATTTATCGGTCATCCCTTAGATGCTAAAATAATAGTTGAACCAAAATCCTCTGAATTAAAGGAAATCTTAAATGAATATGACCCATATTTTATAGCTGATTTATTTATTACATCTCAATTTGAATTAGGAACTGTTGATGAAGGATTTGAAGGGGAATATTCAAAAGTAAAAGTTGTAAAGGCAGAAGGAAAAAAATGTGAGAGATGTTGGAAAATACATCCAGAAGTTGGTAAAAACGAAAAATATCCAGATGCATGTCCTAGATGTGTAAATGTGTTAGAACAATTATAA
- a CDS encoding Mut7-C RNAse domain-containing protein encodes MKQIFILDMPLGKLAKKLRILGFNTTYYNNITYDELEKIVFKNSNYIVLTKSTKFYESLYNKYNILFIKSDNWKSQLRFLVMKLKLKINISKMFSRCIICNSKLIQVEKENYREFIPDYVYSTINNFKYCKHCKKVYWRGTHVENMIKDLFKILK; translated from the coding sequence ATGAAACAAATTTTTATTCTTGATATGCCATTGGGAAAACTGGCTAAAAAACTGAGAATTTTAGGATTTAATACAACATATTATAATAATATTACATATGATGAACTGGAAAAAATAGTTTTCAAAAATAGTAATTATATAGTTTTAACTAAAAGCACGAAATTTTATGAATCATTATACAATAAATATAATATCTTATTCATAAAATCTGATAATTGGAAATCACAATTAAGATTTTTAGTAATGAAATTAAAGCTAAAAATAAATATTTCAAAAATGTTTTCAAGATGTATAATTTGTAATTCTAAACTTATTCAAGTGGAAAAAGAAAACTACAGAGAATTTATTCCAGATTATGTATATTCAACCATAAATAATTTTAAATACTGCAAACATTGCAAAAAAGTATATTGGAGAGGAACACATGTTGAGAATATGATAAAAGATTTATTTAAAATACTTAAATAA
- a CDS encoding response regulator, with translation MARILIVDDEDNIRLLLKEELEDMGYEVTDANCAKKALEILSKDQNFDIISLDIEMPEMNGLELAAEIRKKYPDKKIVLMTAYSHYKSDMASWAADAYVVKSLDLTEFKDTINRLLQL, from the coding sequence ATGGCAAGAATATTGATTGTCGATGATGAAGATAATATTAGGCTACTTTTAAAGGAAGAACTAGAGGATATGGGTTATGAAGTAACCGATGCCAATTGTGCTAAAAAAGCATTGGAAATATTATCCAAAGATCAGAATTTTGACATTATTTCACTTGATATAGAAATGCCTGAAATGAATGGATTAGAATTAGCTGCAGAAATAAGAAAAAAGTATCCCGATAAAAAAATAGTATTAATGACAGCATATAGTCATTATAAAAGCGATATGGCATCGTGGGCCGCAGATGCTTATGTGGTAAAATCATTGGATTTAACAGAATTCAAAGACACAATAAATAGACTTTTACAATTATAG
- a CDS encoding N5-glutamine methyltransferase family protein: protein MTLREFIKKYKNIFIEKGINNPLFFVAKIISKIENINISSILIEKDFVISRELLEKISKIIFEDYPIEYITNNVIFYGYDFYVDERVLIPRIETEDLVKIAINIIKKNNYKYILDIGTGSGIIPIVLKKELPHIEIYACDISEDALNVAKINAKKHNTNIIFIKSNIFESVEYDIINKVDFIISNPPYVESEFYYQNKALHFEPKIALEAGNDGQDFFYKLLIYPNILKSKHFLFETTEFNIDKTKLLLSKFGKVKVYTDSFEINRFIEKLP from the coding sequence ATGACATTAAGAGAGTTTATAAAAAAGTACAAAAATATATTTATTGAAAAGGGGATTAATAATCCCCTCTTTTTTGTTGCTAAAATAATTTCAAAAATTGAAAATATAAATATATCAAGTATTTTGATTGAAAAAGATTTTGTTATTTCTAGAGAATTACTGGAAAAAATAAGTAAAATAATATTTGAAGATTATCCAATAGAATATATTACCAATAATGTAATTTTTTATGGATATGATTTTTATGTTGATGAGAGAGTTTTAATACCAAGGATTGAAACTGAAGATTTGGTTAAAATTGCGATAAATATAATAAAAAAAAATAATTACAAATATATTCTTGATATTGGAACTGGAAGTGGGATAATCCCTATCGTTTTGAAGAAGGAATTACCTCATATAGAAATTTATGCATGTGATATATCTGAAGATGCTTTAAACGTAGCGAAAATAAATGCTAAAAAACATAATACTAATATCATTTTTATTAAAAGTAATATTTTTGAAAGTGTGGAATATGATATAATTAATAAGGTGGATTTTATAATATCAAATCCACCTTATGTTGAAAGTGAGTTTTATTACCAAAATAAAGCTTTACATTTTGAGCCGAAAATAGCTTTAGAAGCTGGTAATGACGGCCAGGATTTTTTTTATAAGTTACTAATTTATCCGAATATTCTAAAATCAAAACATTTTTTATTTGAAACTACCGAATTTAATATTGATAAAACAAAATTATTATTATCTAAATTTGGAAAAGTTAAAGTTTACACGGATTCTTTTGAGATAAATAGATTTATTGAAAAATTACCATAG
- the thiI gene encoding tRNA uracil 4-sulfurtransferase ThiI — translation MYDFVVIKYSEIGTKGKNRKIFESKLMNNIVLQLNHSVKVKKIYGRIIVFPKDNIKIDKKMLYSLKKVFGIKSISPAIEVEKDYNDIKNKIIWLLKENHVESGTFKIDARRTDKSFPIRSFDLNKKLGEDILNEFNKLTVDVHKPEYLIKVEIRQELSFVYFENIECFAGYPVGAGGKASIMLSGGIDSPVAAWTMMKRGLKLNAISFYSPPSNGEKTIFKLLELSKKLSEFYPFNFYHYIIPFTEVQMAIKKLKKDSYSLIMQRRSMLRIASKLAWHTGSTALITGENLGQVASQTLENMITISEATDMLILRPLIGYEKLDIVRKSKEIGTYDISILPYKDSCVAFLPKSPATKSFVDKIKLMENKIEDIKTLELNALNNSLVYIIKNGSIIDNYVFSEKEGLNNE, via the coding sequence ATGTATGATTTTGTTGTTATAAAATACAGTGAAATAGGTACCAAAGGGAAAAATAGAAAGATATTTGAAAGTAAATTAATGAACAATATTGTTCTTCAGTTAAATCATAGTGTAAAAGTGAAAAAAATTTATGGCAGAATTATAGTATTCCCAAAAGATAATATAAAAATAGACAAAAAAATGCTTTATTCTTTAAAAAAGGTATTCGGAATTAAATCCATTTCGCCTGCTATTGAGGTCGAAAAGGACTATAATGATATCAAAAATAAAATTATATGGTTATTAAAAGAGAATCATGTGGAAAGTGGAACGTTTAAAATAGATGCAAGACGAACCGATAAGTCTTTCCCTATTAGAAGTTTTGATTTAAATAAAAAATTAGGAGAAGATATACTTAATGAGTTTAATAAGCTAACAGTTGATGTTCATAAACCTGAATATTTAATTAAAGTTGAAATAAGACAGGAACTTTCGTTTGTATATTTTGAAAATATCGAATGTTTTGCCGGATATCCAGTTGGTGCAGGTGGAAAAGCAAGTATTATGTTATCTGGTGGAATTGATAGTCCCGTTGCTGCGTGGACTATGATGAAGAGAGGATTAAAATTAAATGCTATATCATTTTATAGTCCACCAAGTAATGGGGAAAAAACAATTTTTAAATTATTAGAGTTAAGTAAAAAATTAAGTGAATTCTATCCATTTAATTTTTATCATTATATAATACCGTTTACTGAAGTACAAATGGCTATAAAAAAATTGAAAAAAGATAGTTATTCTTTGATAATGCAAAGAAGATCTATGTTGAGAATAGCTTCAAAACTTGCATGGCATACGGGAAGTACTGCATTGATTACAGGTGAAAATTTAGGTCAGGTAGCATCTCAAACACTTGAAAATATGATTACTATATCTGAAGCTACAGATATGCTGATTTTGAGACCTCTAATAGGATATGAAAAACTTGATATTGTTAGAAAGTCTAAAGAAATAGGCACTTATGATATTTCAATTCTTCCTTATAAAGATAGTTGTGTTGCGTTTTTACCTAAGAGTCCTGCAACCAAATCATTTGTGGATAAAATAAAGTTAATGGAAAATAAAATTGAAGATATAAAAACTTTAGAGTTGAATGCATTAAATAATAGTCTTGTTTATATTATAAAAAATGGTAGTATTATTGATAATTATGTTTTTTCAGAAAAAGAGGGATTAAATAATGAGTAA
- a CDS encoding metal-sulfur cluster assembly factor produces the protein MKKVVTKEDVMNALKNVYDMEIGFDVVSLGLIYDVNIDEENNVHVLMTLTTPMCPLAGFITEDAKNKVGSIEGVKSVNVELTFDPPWDPSKASDEVRTILGI, from the coding sequence ATGAAAAAAGTGGTAACTAAAGAAGATGTTATGAATGCTTTGAAAAATGTATATGATATGGAGATTGGTTTTGATGTTGTTTCTTTAGGGCTTATTTATGATGTTAATATAGATGAAGAAAATAATGTACATGTATTAATGACATTAACCACACCAATGTGTCCATTGGCAGGATTTATTACAGAAGATGCAAAAAATAAGGTTGGATCTATTGAAGGAGTTAAGAGCGTTAATGTTGAGTTAACTTTTGATCCTCCATGGGATCCATCAAAGGCATCTGATGAAGTTAGAACTATTCTGGGAATATGA
- a CDS encoding YitT family protein, with product MKIEMIKEFLLITIGTFINAIGWTLFLIPWKIVGGGLSGVGTMIYYITGIPVGISYLLMNIVLLYIAMKIIGKSFGFKTIYGILSSSLFITILQNYFHSPIIYDQFLSTVIGGILLGSGVGIVFLAGGTTGGTEIIVMIINKFRNISPGRTMFLFDIIIIGSSIFIFGSFEKIIYGYVTMAIAGYATDLVLEGKKSSVQLFIFSEFYGYIADEITETLGRGVTVIQGTGWYTKENKNIILTIIKRKELPIVLKIIKKYDKNAFISMSSAAGVFGQGFEQLRI from the coding sequence TTGAAAATCGAAATGATTAAAGAATTTTTACTTATTACAATTGGCACGTTTATTAATGCAATAGGGTGGACTTTGTTTTTAATACCCTGGAAAATTGTTGGTGGGGGTTTAAGTGGAGTCGGTACTATGATATATTATATTACAGGTATCCCGGTTGGTATTAGTTATTTATTAATGAATATTGTTTTGCTTTATATTGCAATGAAAATTATTGGTAAATCATTTGGATTTAAAACAATATATGGAATTTTAAGTTCATCACTATTTATTACAATTTTACAAAATTATTTCCATTCTCCAATTATATACGATCAATTTTTATCTACAGTAATTGGTGGAATATTATTGGGTAGTGGAGTAGGTATAGTATTTCTTGCTGGTGGAACCACAGGTGGAACAGAAATAATAGTTATGATTATTAACAAGTTTAGAAATATCAGCCCTGGAAGAACTATGTTTTTATTTGATATAATAATTATTGGAAGCTCTATTTTTATTTTTGGTTCTTTTGAAAAAATTATTTATGGTTATGTAACGATGGCAATAGCAGGTTATGCTACTGACCTTGTGTTAGAAGGAAAAAAGTCTTCTGTTCAATTGTTTATTTTTTCAGAATTTTATGGCTATATAGCAGATGAAATCACAGAAACTCTTGGAAGAGGAGTTACCGTAATCCAAGGAACGGGTTGGTATACAAAAGAAAATAAGAATATTATATTGACAATAATAAAAAGAAAAGAATTACCTATAGTATTAAAAATTATAAAAAAATATGATAAAAATGCATTTATTTCAATGTCTTCTGCTGCAGGTGTTTTTGGTCAAGGATTTGAACAATTAAGGATATAA
- a CDS encoding peptidylprolyl isomerase: MKKNILFFLILVSAFISFGIVKYKELNAQTISIINTENIDYNYFQSQAKTVEILRNLNNINNNFYKILVGTTEGNMVIQKYEKSILDKLAGEILFIQFTEKVKGLNLNKDQLFNDVKNQINEIFLSSNLSENDILLYLISKGFENKEQYIYNIYHKKLYQKAISEIYKYLLSNVDVSEKEIETEYSKNKNRYYTPQSADLKLVFFKTSDDASLAYQKIIDGYYMFDDIYNKKISSNEATEIKIDIENNNNDLVNTIRTSFPGAILKPMKYNENYFSLIKIEKKYPKKQMTLEEAKQKIIENIKDEKAKQLFNKLITTEFEKFKNNSEIIINSKFFKGDEKSGN; this comes from the coding sequence ATGAAAAAAAATATTTTGTTTTTTCTAATTTTAGTATCAGCTTTTATATCTTTTGGTATTGTAAAATATAAGGAACTTAATGCTCAAACTATATCGATAATTAACACAGAAAATATTGATTATAATTATTTTCAATCTCAAGCAAAAACTGTTGAAATTTTAAGAAATTTAAATAATATAAACAATAATTTTTATAAAATTTTAGTTGGAACAACAGAAGGGAATATGGTTATTCAAAAATATGAAAAATCGATACTGGATAAATTAGCTGGAGAAATCTTATTTATTCAATTTACAGAGAAAGTTAAAGGGTTAAATTTAAATAAAGATCAGCTTTTTAATGATGTAAAAAATCAAATAAATGAAATTTTTTTATCATCAAACTTATCTGAAAATGATATATTGTTATATTTAATATCAAAGGGTTTTGAAAACAAAGAGCAATATATATATAATATTTATCATAAGAAACTTTATCAGAAAGCTATTTCGGAAATATATAAATATTTGTTAAGTAATGTAGATGTTTCAGAAAAAGAAATAGAAACAGAATATTCTAAAAATAAAAATAGATATTATACTCCACAATCTGCAGATTTAAAACTTGTGTTTTTTAAAACGTCAGATGATGCATCCTTAGCGTATCAAAAAATAATTGATGGATATTATATGTTTGATGATATTTATAATAAAAAAATATCTTCAAATGAAGCAACAGAAATTAAAATAGATATTGAAAATAATAACAATGATTTAGTAAATACCATAAGGACTTCATTTCCAGGAGCTATTTTGAAGCCGATGAAATACAATGAAAATTATTTTTCATTAATAAAAATAGAAAAAAAATATCCTAAAAAACAAATGACTCTTGAAGAAGCAAAACAAAAAATTATTGAAAATATTAAAGATGAAAAGGCAAAGCAATTGTTTAATAAATTAATAACCACAGAATTTGAGAAATTTAAAAATAATTCTGAAATTATTATAAACTCTAAATTTTTTAAAGGAGATGAAAAAAGTGGTAACTAA